The following coding sequences lie in one Streptomyces sp. NBC_01276 genomic window:
- a CDS encoding DUF932 domain-containing protein, whose translation MAHEIEQFSDGTAAFVSARQDAWHRLGTVTTSALTAQEAMKLAALDNWNVRLVGLNATELTPDGVATLDVPSHRATVRTHPKTGHPETLGVVGTDYVPVQNEEHAEFLNYLVDESGAHFETAGSLRDGRQVFLTMKLPQTMTIGQSDNVDLYIAAFNSHDGSSAFRIVVTPVRVVCANTLRAGLSAAKSKYTVRHTSGARARIAQARQALGLTFKYAEEFEKAAQRMIEAEMTTPMLRTVVEQLWPVSSADSDRKKTNQRSRWNTIRNLFEEADTQAGIRGTAWAGYNAITEYANHIAPARGTSPDLKHAARAERVISGTADDVMERAFSLMAV comes from the coding sequence GTGGCACACGAAATCGAGCAGTTCAGCGACGGTACCGCCGCGTTCGTCAGCGCCCGCCAGGACGCCTGGCACCGCCTGGGGACCGTCACCACCAGCGCCCTGACCGCTCAGGAAGCCATGAAGCTCGCCGCCCTGGACAACTGGAACGTCCGTCTCGTCGGCCTGAACGCGACGGAGCTGACGCCCGATGGGGTGGCCACGCTCGATGTCCCCAGCCACCGGGCGACCGTGCGCACCCACCCCAAGACCGGGCACCCCGAAACCCTGGGCGTCGTCGGTACCGACTACGTACCGGTGCAGAACGAGGAACACGCCGAGTTCCTGAACTACCTCGTAGACGAGTCCGGAGCGCATTTCGAGACCGCCGGATCCCTCCGGGACGGCCGACAGGTCTTCTTGACCATGAAGCTCCCCCAGACGATGACCATCGGCCAGAGCGACAACGTGGATCTGTACATCGCGGCTTTCAACAGTCATGACGGATCCAGCGCATTCCGGATCGTCGTCACGCCCGTGCGGGTCGTATGCGCCAACACCCTTCGGGCGGGCCTCAGCGCGGCAAAGAGCAAGTACACCGTCCGTCACACCTCTGGGGCGCGTGCCCGCATTGCGCAGGCCCGCCAGGCCTTGGGGTTGACGTTCAAGTACGCCGAAGAGTTCGAGAAGGCCGCCCAGCGCATGATCGAGGCGGAGATGACCACCCCGATGCTCCGAACGGTGGTCGAGCAGCTGTGGCCGGTCAGCAGCGCCGACAGCGACAGGAAGAAGACCAACCAGCGCAGCCGCTGGAACACGATCCGCAACCTGTTCGAGGAGGCCGACACCCAGGCTGGCATCAGGGGCACAGCGTGGGCGGGTTACAACGCGATCACCGAGTACGCGAACCACATCGCTCCCGCGCGCGGCACCAGCCCCGACCTGAAGCACGCTGCCCGCGCCGAGCGCGTCATCTCCGGCACCGCCGATGACGTCATGGAACGCGCCTTCAGCCTCATGGCGGTCTAA
- a CDS encoding DUF3846 domain-containing protein, producing the protein MPTTKAVEPFALVIQPDGWFELADWSPTTTAAAALGCDLAHPVALTREITLWVDQEALVHSLPVNVPVIPVLRSLGAVRNPYFGPVLLTGPTDHLAACGANGLTQDQALTLIEQYLTRTAVKIPQQRQRTR; encoded by the coding sequence ATGCCCACCACCAAAGCCGTTGAGCCCTTCGCCCTGGTGATCCAGCCCGACGGTTGGTTCGAACTCGCCGACTGGAGCCCCACCACGACGGCCGCCGCCGCCCTCGGCTGCGACCTGGCCCACCCCGTCGCCCTCACCCGAGAGATCACGCTCTGGGTCGACCAGGAAGCCCTGGTTCACAGCCTGCCGGTCAACGTTCCGGTCATTCCCGTCCTGCGGTCGCTCGGCGCCGTGCGGAACCCCTACTTCGGACCGGTCCTGCTCACCGGCCCCACCGACCACCTCGCCGCATGCGGCGCCAACGGCCTGACACAGGACCAGGCCCTCACGCTCATCGAGCAGTACCTCACCCGGACCGCCGTCAAGATCCCCCAGCAGCGCCAGCGCACCCGCTGA
- a CDS encoding helix-turn-helix domain-containing protein, with the protein MIDQARLSVVEDLLHEAVWLPAVEERGALRRAAGLTQQQVATAVGVGRVQVARWETGVAEPRGVRRKAYSHLLKSLVHRPTTPTSS; encoded by the coding sequence ATGATCGATCAAGCACGCCTTTCAGTGGTGGAGGATCTGCTCCACGAGGCGGTCTGGCTGCCAGCCGTTGAGGAACGGGGCGCGTTGCGCCGCGCTGCTGGTCTGACTCAGCAGCAGGTGGCGACGGCTGTTGGCGTAGGACGCGTCCAGGTCGCTCGTTGGGAGACTGGCGTCGCAGAGCCACGCGGTGTCCGGCGGAAGGCTTACAGCCATCTCCTCAAGAGCCTGGTCCATCGCCCTACCACTCCGACAAGTTCATAA
- a CDS encoding GntR family transcriptional regulator, protein MTSSGDLSDELRRRIAAGEYAVGAKLPTNAQLVAEYGVSKATVTKAIGSLADEGLVFSSKRAGTIVRSTSSVALPLSRYGQVLAPGGPAGPWESATAALGLDGHMQFVSVERVHADAGLAGLLGLIEGDELVYRVRQAVILPSDVVQLQHAWYPAPIAEAAGLDRDGKVDGGVYGALTHAGHKPARASETVEARPPTEDEAAQLRIGGRVWVIALERLTHDTQGRALEVLRAVAPADRLKFTYDNLPLSGT, encoded by the coding sequence ATGACCAGTTCGGGAGATCTCTCCGACGAGCTGCGCCGGCGTATCGCGGCGGGGGAGTACGCAGTGGGTGCCAAGTTGCCCACGAATGCGCAGCTCGTGGCCGAGTACGGCGTTTCGAAGGCAACGGTGACCAAGGCGATTGGATCCCTGGCGGACGAGGGGCTGGTCTTCTCGTCAAAGCGCGCCGGCACCATCGTTCGCTCGACCAGCTCGGTTGCCTTGCCCCTGAGCAGGTACGGGCAGGTGCTGGCGCCAGGCGGGCCCGCGGGCCCGTGGGAATCCGCCACGGCAGCTCTCGGGCTTGACGGACACATGCAGTTCGTCTCCGTGGAGCGCGTCCACGCGGACGCTGGTCTGGCGGGGCTTCTAGGACTCATCGAAGGTGACGAGCTCGTCTACCGCGTACGCCAGGCCGTCATCCTGCCGTCCGATGTTGTCCAGCTTCAGCATGCTTGGTATCCGGCGCCGATCGCCGAGGCTGCGGGGCTCGACAGAGATGGCAAGGTCGACGGCGGGGTCTACGGAGCCCTCACCCATGCTGGGCACAAGCCTGCCCGTGCCAGTGAGACCGTCGAAGCCCGCCCGCCTACAGAGGATGAAGCTGCTCAGTTGCGGATCGGCGGCCGCGTGTGGGTGATCGCCCTGGAGCGCCTCACCCACGACACCCAGGGCCGGGCCTTGGAGGTTCTGCGCGCAGTTGCCCCCGCTGACCGGCTGAAGTTCACCTATGACAATTTGCCCCTGTCTGGCACCTGA
- a CDS encoding DUF2637 domain-containing protein has product MTTTIESGTVPAQHAPTPAPATDRPEPVAPEAAPPIAPPAPVTPEAAPVAPRAWSAKAMRALIVAAGLCAAVVASIGFVGSYTALRDLAMRRGFGDFSYVFPVGIDAGIVAMYALDLILVWRRMPKPVLRLLAHLLTLATIVFNAYSGRSPREDPLGAAMHAVMPVLFVAVVEAVRHLIIRTNRLSMKAASDRVPLHRWVLAPWPTWCLYRRMRLWEITSYAQMVAMEKDRTVYRAWLQHKHGRGWKRKAGATALLPFTMAPYGLTVDQALVLPEEQKAAEDERAAAERQRAADAEAREEQRQLEADERAAAARIRRREIAAGETRAEHRITAETTAVEAKSRAAGAAALAEAQTAEATAAADAEAATHTARLSAEATRRQAERDAEAAERAAERQELAERTAEEAEAEAREEAARRSAAEDRRRTAAATAEAEDKERRAAEDKLRAAEANRIAKEHGRAAAEAEKATAEAERSTAEHRAAVERAELAALEAEDLARLGIRERAERKVARMILAAWSALPAGERPERPHIKLVSLEDVGSVLNVSRTIAGDRRQAAMDLIEAGYAG; this is encoded by the coding sequence ATGACCACCACGATCGAGTCGGGCACGGTCCCGGCCCAGCACGCCCCGACGCCCGCTCCGGCGACCGACCGCCCCGAGCCGGTCGCGCCGGAGGCCGCTCCGCCCATCGCACCGCCCGCTCCGGTCACGCCCGAAGCCGCTCCGGTCGCCCCCCGCGCCTGGTCCGCGAAGGCGATGCGCGCCCTGATCGTCGCCGCCGGACTCTGCGCCGCCGTCGTCGCCAGCATCGGGTTCGTCGGCTCGTACACCGCCCTGCGCGACCTTGCCATGCGCCGCGGATTCGGAGACTTCTCCTACGTCTTCCCGGTCGGCATCGACGCCGGAATCGTGGCCATGTACGCCCTGGACCTGATCCTGGTCTGGCGGCGGATGCCCAAGCCGGTCCTGCGGCTCCTGGCCCACCTCCTGACCCTTGCAACCATCGTCTTCAACGCCTACTCCGGCCGGTCGCCGCGAGAAGACCCGCTCGGCGCTGCCATGCACGCGGTCATGCCCGTGCTGTTCGTCGCGGTGGTTGAGGCCGTCCGGCATCTGATCATCAGGACCAACCGTCTGTCGATGAAGGCAGCCTCGGACAGGGTGCCGCTGCACCGCTGGGTGCTCGCCCCCTGGCCCACCTGGTGCCTGTACCGACGCATGCGGCTGTGGGAGATCACCTCATACGCGCAGATGGTGGCCATGGAGAAGGACCGCACCGTCTACCGGGCATGGCTCCAGCACAAGCACGGGCGCGGCTGGAAGAGGAAGGCCGGCGCGACTGCACTGCTCCCCTTCACCATGGCGCCTTACGGCCTGACCGTGGATCAGGCCCTGGTGCTGCCTGAGGAGCAGAAGGCGGCCGAGGACGAGCGCGCGGCCGCCGAGCGGCAGCGGGCGGCAGATGCCGAGGCCCGTGAAGAGCAGCGGCAGCTGGAGGCTGACGAGCGCGCGGCCGCCGCACGCATTCGGCGTCGGGAGATTGCTGCCGGGGAGACCAGGGCGGAGCACCGGATCACGGCGGAGACCACCGCGGTCGAGGCGAAGTCGCGTGCTGCGGGGGCGGCGGCCCTTGCCGAAGCGCAGACGGCCGAGGCGACGGCGGCGGCCGACGCGGAGGCGGCGACGCACACCGCCCGCCTGTCGGCGGAGGCCACGCGGCGTCAGGCGGAGCGCGACGCGGAGGCAGCGGAGCGCGCCGCCGAGCGGCAGGAACTGGCCGAGCGTACGGCGGAGGAGGCCGAGGCGGAGGCCCGCGAGGAGGCCGCCCGGCGGAGCGCGGCGGAGGACCGCAGGCGCACGGCGGCTGCGACGGCGGAGGCCGAGGACAAGGAGCGGCGCGCGGCGGAAGACAAGCTGCGTGCGGCGGAGGCCAACCGCATTGCCAAGGAGCACGGCCGCGCCGCGGCGGAGGCCGAGAAGGCGACGGCGGAGGCCGAGCGCTCGACGGCGGAGCACCGCGCCGCCGTCGAGCGCGCCGAACTCGCCGCCCTGGAGGCGGAGGACCTGGCCCGGCTCGGTATCCGGGAGCGGGCGGAGCGCAAGGTCGCCCGGATGATCCTCGCCGCCTGGTCCGCGCTGCCGGCCGGGGAGCGGCCCGAGAGGCCGCACATCAAGTTGGTGTCCCTGGAGGACGTCGGCAGCGTGCTCAACGTCTCGCGGACCATCGCCGGGGACCGCAGGCAGGCCGCCATGGACCTGATTGAAGCCGGATACGCCGGCTGA
- a CDS encoding XRE family transcriptional regulator — protein sequence MGVVGDSLDRAGEAAFTRPIPRSAGAQMRYLVKQHKGSSKAVAALLGISQRTVERYVKDQIKQPKPALAERMRAEVRRRWQPLVRKRARDQAAKSTGLVIETRARFGFTAAPGTTDDGRMRRITQHLPPEFAGRLLAAQDAGAAEAELQRIAAEGLQEVYFKDSGGRAQQLLVEFTDIDYIDVNL from the coding sequence ATGGGGGTCGTCGGAGACAGCCTGGACCGCGCAGGGGAAGCCGCGTTCACCCGGCCGATCCCGCGCAGCGCGGGCGCGCAGATGCGCTACCTGGTCAAGCAGCACAAAGGCTCCAGCAAGGCCGTGGCCGCCCTGCTGGGCATCTCGCAGCGCACGGTGGAGCGCTACGTGAAAGATCAGATCAAGCAGCCCAAGCCTGCGCTTGCGGAGCGGATGCGGGCCGAGGTGAGGCGCCGGTGGCAGCCCCTGGTGCGCAAGCGCGCCCGGGACCAGGCCGCGAAGTCCACCGGCCTGGTCATCGAGACCCGCGCCCGTTTCGGGTTCACCGCAGCCCCCGGGACGACGGACGACGGCCGGATGCGGCGCATCACCCAGCACCTGCCTCCCGAGTTCGCGGGCCGGCTGCTGGCAGCCCAGGATGCCGGCGCCGCCGAGGCCGAGTTGCAGCGGATCGCTGCCGAGGGACTGCAAGAGGTCTACTTCAAGGACAGTGGCGGCCGTGCCCAGCAGCTGCTGGTGGAGTTCACGGACATCGACTACATCGACGTGAACCTGTAG
- a CDS encoding ParA family protein gives MSGKRVASYSEKGGVGKSALAAGMAATARRRALAGKIGTVYATDLDPRGTLTSELGLDPEALPCSLNDLLAADPKGEKGLAADVLLEASEAWSGIRVLAAERALAHRETDQSTGIEFRLRNGLDGVVKDKDLAVIDLPPRAGGKLVVAGLTAATHVVIPATLDEDGRIGAREALDTIRQVQETYNPSLQVVGIVPSIVPGGKSTLGDAIGKFLADTYGPLYRDDLAIPRYSIRQQTRFAKVPITTQTGKEAAALMKAYDDILSAAGVAE, from the coding sequence ATGTCAGGCAAGCGCGTAGCGTCGTACAGCGAGAAGGGCGGGGTGGGGAAAAGCGCGCTGGCCGCAGGCATGGCCGCAACGGCCCGCCGCCGCGCCCTCGCCGGCAAAATCGGGACCGTATACGCCACGGACTTGGACCCTCGTGGCACCCTCACCTCTGAACTAGGTCTCGACCCCGAGGCGCTGCCGTGCAGCCTCAACGACCTCCTGGCAGCTGACCCCAAGGGCGAAAAGGGTCTGGCAGCCGACGTCCTGCTGGAGGCCTCCGAGGCCTGGTCGGGCATCCGCGTCCTGGCCGCCGAGCGGGCCCTTGCCCACCGCGAGACGGACCAGTCCACCGGCATCGAGTTCCGGCTGCGGAACGGCCTGGACGGGGTCGTGAAGGACAAGGACCTTGCGGTGATAGACCTTCCGCCCCGCGCTGGCGGCAAGCTGGTCGTCGCAGGACTGACGGCAGCCACCCACGTGGTCATCCCCGCCACGCTCGACGAGGACGGCCGGATCGGCGCCCGCGAAGCACTCGACACGATTCGGCAGGTCCAGGAGACCTACAACCCCAGCCTTCAAGTGGTCGGCATTGTGCCCAGCATCGTGCCCGGCGGCAAAAGCACCCTCGGCGACGCCATCGGGAAGTTCCTCGCGGACACCTACGGCCCCCTCTACCGCGACGACCTCGCCATCCCCCGCTACTCGATCCGCCAGCAGACCCGCTTCGCCAAGGTCCCGATCACCACCCAGACGGGCAAAGAAGCGGCTGCGCTCATGAAGGCGTACGACGACATCCTCTCCGCTGCAGGGGTGGCCGAATGA
- a CDS encoding LysM peptidoglycan-binding domain-containing protein yields the protein MSQPTPGPAPRPRPGRGRAQTAAALVRGLLSLTILAALLAGLPILLWWATTQVGPPGTTALANLLSTDDSGQVFLLLLAAAGWIGWGLFAIAVLLEIPAQLRGRSAPHIRGLVGQRAAATLVGAVLLALPAGTALAVPAAPAQAAPVSASATPVPGTDANAATAAGAAAAESAGAGVVTHTVRDVRPAESLWSIAETAMGNGSRWEEIAALNEGHVMADGAVFRADQPIQPGWVLTLPRDAALPAPTNLRAQGEHGNAVATEAAGTQYTVRAGESLSSIAHEHLGSPDRYPEVFELNKGTPLPGGGTFTDPNLIYPGQQLTLPPALTPASPQFPSGNDTTPPAAPASPAPTVKPATPSAVTPTPGPTAIASAPSPATANTTTLAPTASPNPGQVPKQATPPSAASPAASPATTAATTAAPDTAEGAATSHRVNWALVAGIGTLLAASLAGALGVRRILQQRARRAGETIAQDDDPTNVEQVLAAVAEPEGVELLDRVLRALAHHAAADHRDLPALRGARLSAEGVALLLDEPADPVTPFTAGPDSRTWVLDNEAVLPRADDLADVHAPYPGLVTLGADDTGLLLADLTTCRILLLDGSPEEVLEVARALALELGTSGWTDYAEILTAGLGSRLSGLLPQGRIRTMPHLAAVATDLGELLVEAHQSGEQVLPWLMIGAGDHTEQDLALLADAIASARDLKTAVVLPATPHARLVFPHAEILDAARDQDGVLASLETPVTLQRVSDEQYRQYVHALQVAVQDAEPATGAWEFAESHQQPAASGLPLSVHVTSDDAQDPGNPFPSLLASPTGTATTDTADSEAKAEDDAAAGDTGGREEREQSPAAAPVPAPLLQQTAGHNPGTRPQPGPAGAEATADSVRIDMLGTLRITGGTGSAHAPRTTAVAALIHLRPGRSADYLCTAIDPVTPWSVRTLQSRLSELRAEIGTTPDGLPLLPRPKNGAYTFHPSVTSDWQEFQDLASHGLAAGPQTGIAYLEAAMALVRGKPFDGRTLPWADAVTQEMLSRITDTAHTLARWHTDGDTPDLDAARRTVLHALDIEETSEVLYRDLLHIEWAADNHHAIRKTVARLQQMARTYDITLDGPTEDTIDRVLTPRAALTKTP from the coding sequence ATGAGCCAGCCCACCCCCGGCCCCGCCCCCCGGCCCCGCCCCGGGCGCGGGCGCGCCCAGACGGCGGCCGCCCTCGTGCGCGGCCTGCTCTCCCTGACCATCCTCGCCGCCCTCCTGGCCGGCCTGCCGATCCTGCTGTGGTGGGCCACCACCCAGGTAGGACCGCCCGGCACCACCGCACTGGCGAACCTGCTGTCCACCGACGACTCCGGACAGGTCTTCCTGCTGCTCCTCGCCGCCGCCGGCTGGATCGGCTGGGGCCTGTTCGCCATCGCGGTCCTGCTGGAGATCCCCGCCCAGCTGCGCGGCCGCAGCGCCCCGCACATCCGGGGCCTGGTAGGGCAGCGGGCCGCCGCAACGCTGGTCGGGGCCGTCCTGCTGGCCCTGCCCGCCGGAACTGCCCTTGCTGTGCCCGCCGCACCCGCCCAGGCCGCGCCGGTGAGTGCCAGCGCGACCCCCGTACCCGGCACGGACGCCAACGCGGCCACGGCCGCGGGTGCCGCAGCGGCCGAGAGCGCGGGGGCCGGGGTGGTGACGCACACGGTGCGGGATGTCCGGCCGGCCGAGAGCCTGTGGTCGATCGCCGAGACCGCGATGGGGAACGGATCGCGGTGGGAGGAGATCGCCGCCCTCAACGAGGGCCACGTGATGGCCGACGGTGCGGTCTTCCGTGCCGACCAGCCGATCCAGCCTGGATGGGTCCTCACCCTCCCCCGCGATGCCGCCCTACCCGCGCCCACAAACCTCCGCGCCCAGGGCGAGCACGGCAACGCTGTCGCCACTGAAGCCGCAGGGACGCAGTACACCGTCCGCGCGGGAGAGAGCCTCTCCTCCATCGCCCACGAGCACCTCGGCAGCCCCGACCGGTACCCAGAGGTGTTCGAGCTGAACAAGGGCACGCCTCTGCCCGGCGGCGGGACGTTCACCGACCCGAACCTGATCTACCCCGGCCAGCAACTCACCCTCCCCCCGGCTCTCACTCCTGCATCGCCGCAGTTCCCGTCCGGCAACGACACCACCCCGCCCGCTGCACCGGCGTCACCCGCTCCCACCGTCAAGCCCGCCACCCCGTCGGCGGTGACACCCACCCCCGGCCCCACGGCGATCGCTTCGGCACCGAGCCCGGCAACCGCGAACACCACGACGCTGGCCCCCACCGCCAGCCCGAACCCCGGCCAGGTCCCCAAGCAGGCCACGCCGCCATCCGCGGCCAGCCCGGCCGCCTCCCCGGCCACCACAGCCGCCACCACCGCGGCGCCGGACACAGCCGAGGGCGCCGCGACCTCGCACCGGGTGAACTGGGCGCTGGTCGCCGGGATCGGTACGCTGCTCGCCGCCTCCCTCGCCGGAGCGCTCGGAGTACGGCGGATCCTGCAGCAGCGGGCCCGCCGCGCGGGCGAGACCATCGCCCAGGACGACGATCCCACCAACGTCGAGCAGGTTCTCGCCGCGGTCGCCGAACCAGAGGGCGTAGAGCTCCTCGACCGCGTCCTGCGCGCCCTCGCCCACCATGCCGCCGCCGACCACAGGGATCTGCCCGCGCTGCGCGGCGCACGGCTCTCCGCCGAGGGCGTGGCGCTGCTGCTGGACGAACCCGCCGACCCTGTCACCCCGTTCACCGCCGGCCCGGACAGCCGCACCTGGGTCCTCGACAACGAGGCCGTCCTCCCCCGCGCCGACGACCTCGCCGACGTCCACGCCCCGTATCCCGGCCTGGTCACGCTCGGCGCCGACGACACCGGTCTGCTGCTGGCCGACCTCACCACCTGCCGGATCCTGCTTCTGGACGGCAGCCCCGAGGAGGTCCTCGAAGTCGCCCGCGCCCTGGCCCTGGAGCTCGGGACGAGCGGGTGGACCGACTATGCAGAGATCCTGACCGCCGGACTCGGCAGCCGCCTGTCCGGACTCCTCCCGCAGGGCCGGATCCGCACCATGCCCCACCTGGCGGCCGTCGCCACCGACCTCGGTGAACTCCTCGTGGAAGCCCACCAGTCCGGGGAGCAGGTCCTGCCCTGGCTGATGATCGGCGCTGGCGACCACACCGAGCAGGACCTCGCCCTCCTCGCCGACGCCATCGCCTCCGCCCGCGACCTGAAGACTGCTGTCGTCCTGCCCGCCACCCCCCATGCCCGCCTGGTGTTCCCGCACGCGGAGATCCTCGACGCCGCACGCGACCAGGACGGCGTCCTGGCCTCGCTGGAGACACCGGTCACCCTGCAGCGCGTGAGCGACGAGCAGTACCGGCAGTACGTCCACGCCCTGCAGGTCGCCGTCCAGGACGCCGAGCCGGCCACCGGGGCATGGGAGTTCGCCGAGAGCCACCAGCAGCCGGCCGCCTCGGGGCTGCCCCTAAGCGTGCACGTCACCAGCGACGACGCCCAGGACCCGGGCAACCCATTCCCCTCACTCCTCGCCAGCCCCACAGGAACAGCCACCACCGACACCGCGGACTCCGAAGCCAAGGCCGAGGACGACGCTGCCGCCGGTGACACCGGTGGCCGTGAGGAAAGGGAGCAGAGCCCAGCCGCCGCGCCCGTGCCCGCGCCGCTCCTCCAGCAGACAGCCGGCCACAACCCCGGTACACGCCCGCAGCCGGGCCCGGCCGGAGCCGAGGCCACCGCCGACTCGGTCCGTATCGACATGCTCGGCACGCTGCGCATCACCGGCGGTACGGGATCCGCCCACGCACCACGCACCACCGCCGTCGCCGCCCTCATCCACCTCCGCCCCGGACGCAGCGCCGACTATCTGTGCACGGCCATCGACCCCGTCACCCCCTGGTCGGTCCGCACCCTGCAGTCACGCCTCTCCGAACTCCGCGCCGAAATCGGCACCACCCCGGACGGGCTCCCCCTGCTGCCCCGGCCCAAGAACGGCGCCTACACCTTCCACCCCTCGGTTACCTCCGACTGGCAGGAATTCCAGGACCTGGCCTCCCACGGACTCGCAGCCGGCCCGCAGACCGGCATCGCCTACCTCGAAGCGGCCATGGCCCTCGTACGCGGAAAGCCCTTCGACGGCCGCACCCTGCCCTGGGCCGACGCCGTCACCCAGGAAATGCTGTCCCGGATCACCGACACCGCCCACACCCTCGCCCGCTGGCACACCGACGGCGACACCCCCGACCTCGACGCCGCCCGCCGCACCGTCCTCCACGCCCTCGACATCGAGGAAACCTCCGAGGTCCTCTACCGCGACCTCCTGCACATCGAATGGGCCGCCGACAACCACCACGCCATCCGCAAAACGGTCGCCCGCCTCCAGCAGATGGCCCGCACCTACGACATCACCCTCGACGGCCCCACCGAAGACACGATCGACCGCGTCCTCACACCCCGCGCCGCCCTCACCAAAACTCCCTGA
- a CDS encoding pilus assembly protein TadG-related protein: MPTPDPATAPPAPGLSPAPAAPRRRVRRSLRDDEGGIAIYTAIVTVALLGIIGLAIDGSGKLRATERADAIAMEAARAAGQAIDPAAAITGQQVRADPAAAQAAAQAYLARAGTRGSTALSGDGTELTVTVHDTYNTKFLAVAGIGSMNVTGHGTARLLHGITQPQ; encoded by the coding sequence ATGCCCACACCGGACCCCGCCACCGCCCCGCCCGCCCCCGGCCTGTCCCCGGCCCCCGCCGCACCGCGGCGGCGGGTACGGCGGAGCCTGCGCGACGACGAAGGCGGCATCGCGATCTATACCGCGATCGTCACCGTGGCCCTGCTGGGCATCATCGGCCTGGCCATCGACGGCAGCGGGAAACTCCGCGCCACCGAACGCGCCGACGCCATCGCCATGGAGGCCGCCCGCGCCGCAGGGCAGGCCATCGACCCCGCCGCCGCGATCACCGGCCAGCAGGTCCGTGCCGACCCCGCGGCCGCGCAGGCCGCAGCCCAGGCCTACCTCGCACGCGCCGGCACCCGCGGCAGCACTGCCCTGTCCGGGGACGGAACCGAGCTCACCGTGACCGTCCACGACACCTACAACACGAAATTCCTCGCGGTCGCCGGGATCGGGTCCATGAACGTGACCGGCCACGGCACCGCCCGCCTCCTGCACGGCATCACCCAACCCCAGTAG
- a CDS encoding TadE/TadG family type IV pilus assembly protein, which produces MTHHLPPATTSWSRLGTRLREDRGSESIAAAIVTPLLLMLLCLAIAGGRIVTSGAKIDAAAEDAARAASISRTYSGAQAEASGAAARSLADQGIHCTSTHTSVDASGLAVPLGDVGTVTVTISCTVPLSDLLIPGIPGSKTLTSTFTSVVDAYRSREG; this is translated from the coding sequence ATGACCCACCACCTGCCGCCGGCCACCACGAGCTGGAGCCGCCTGGGCACACGGCTGCGCGAGGACCGGGGCAGCGAGTCCATCGCGGCCGCGATCGTCACCCCGCTGCTGCTGATGCTGCTCTGCCTGGCCATCGCGGGCGGACGCATCGTCACCTCCGGCGCGAAGATCGACGCCGCCGCCGAGGACGCCGCCCGCGCCGCCTCCATCTCCCGCACCTACTCAGGCGCCCAAGCCGAAGCATCCGGAGCTGCCGCGCGCTCCCTCGCCGACCAGGGCATCCACTGCACCTCGACCCACACCAGCGTCGACGCCTCCGGGCTGGCCGTACCGCTCGGCGACGTCGGCACCGTGACAGTCACCATCTCCTGCACCGTGCCCCTGTCCGACCTACTGATCCCCGGCATCCCCGGATCCAAGACACTGACCAGCACTTTCACCTCGGTAGTGGACGCCTACCGCTCCCGGGAGGGATAA
- a CDS encoding TadE family protein, producing the protein MKSTAGNDSQKAEAGQADPERAEGRVRRPWDRGEASIQMAIVFPFVILITVAVVQASMWVFARNIALTAAREGVAAARTYQAPEGAGAARARETLDRIAGDSLGQATVSTSGSTATEVRVTVTGQAPSLIPGLSGLSVSQSAGAPRERWTTP; encoded by the coding sequence GTGAAGAGCACGGCGGGCAATGACTCGCAGAAGGCCGAGGCGGGGCAGGCGGATCCGGAACGGGCCGAGGGCCGAGTCCGGCGCCCCTGGGACCGGGGGGAGGCATCGATCCAGATGGCGATCGTGTTCCCGTTCGTCATCCTGATCACCGTCGCTGTGGTCCAGGCGTCCATGTGGGTCTTCGCCCGGAACATCGCGCTCACCGCCGCCCGTGAAGGGGTCGCCGCAGCCCGCACCTACCAGGCCCCGGAAGGCGCGGGCGCGGCCCGAGCCCGGGAAACCCTGGACCGCATCGCCGGTGACAGCCTCGGGCAGGCCACGGTCAGCACCTCGGGCAGCACCGCCACCGAGGTCCGCGTCACCGTCACCGGACAAGCCCCCTCACTGATTCCGGGCCTGTCCGGACTGAGCGTGTCCCAGTCGGCCGGTGCCCCACGCGAACGGTGGACAACCCCATGA